In the Sandaracinus amylolyticus genome, GCGGGCATGCTCGACTGCCGTCGCCGCGCGTCGCGCCGCGGGATGGACCCGACCGGCACCGTCGCGCTGACGATGCAGATGCGCGCGCGCCACGCGCCCGAGATGACGCCGGGCCGCAGCACGGTGCGCGACGAGCGCGCGCCGGTGTGCCTCGAGCGCGCGCTCGAGAGCGCGCCGCGGACCCCCGAAGCGGGCGCGCGGCTCGAGGTCGAGGTCGAGTTCCTGCCGGGCGAATGAGCCGATGTTCACGACCTGGTACGCGGCGAGCGACGAGCTCGTGGACGTCTTGCTCGAGGGCGTCGGCGAGGCCGAGCCCGCCTATCTCGACGGCATCGACGAGCTCGACCTGATCGAGCTCGGTGAGCTGCTCGACGCGCCCTATCAGCCCGCGCCGGTCCGCACCGACGGAGCGCTCGTGCTGCGCATCAACCCGCCGTTCCTCACCGCGCTCGCGCGCATCGACGACCTCGACGCGCTCGCGACCCAGTGGCTCGAGCGCGCGCCGCAGCTCGCGAACCTCGAGATCGAGCAGCTCGTCGACACCCTCGGCGAGATGCAGCGCTCCGCGCGCGAAGGGCTCGCGGGGCCCGGCGTCCTCTCGATGCCCGCGGAGTGATCAGCCGCGCTTGAACGGGCCGCTCGCCGCGAGCTCTTCGATCTCCTGTTGCACCGCGAACGCCTCGCGCGGCAGGTAGTCGTCGATCGCCGCGGCGAGCCGCGGGTGCCGGAGCCAGTGCGCGCTGTGGATCGGCGAGGGCATCAGGCCGCGCTTCAGCTTGTGCGTGCCCTGCGCGCCCGCCTCGAAGCGGCGCATCTTCTTCTCGATCGCGCGCTCGATGAGGCGGTAGTAGCAGACCTCGAAGTGGAGGAACTCGGTGTCCTCCACGCAGCCCCAGTAGCGGCCGTAGAGGTGCGCGCCCTTCTCGAAGTTGATCGAGCCCGCGATCGGCGCGCCTCCTCGATACGCGAGCACCGCGACGAGGCGCTCCGCGTTCGTCTCGCGGACGCGCTCGAAGAACTTCGGCGTGAGGTACGGATACGAGCCGTGCCGCGCGCAGTTCATCCGATAGAACGTGCCGAGCGCGCGCCACTCGTCGTCGTCGAGCTCGGGGCCGAGCTTCACGCGCACGTCGATGCCGCTCTCCGCGACCTCGCGTCGCTCTCGCCGCACCTGTTTGCGCGCGGGCGCGCGGAACGCGTCGAGGTACTCGTCGAAGCTCGACCAGCCCTCGTTGTGCCAGTGGAATTGGATCGACAAGCGCGGGCGCAGCTGCGCGATCTCGACGAGCTCGCGTCGCTCGTCGTCGTTCACGAAGAGCACGTGCAGCGACGACGCGCGGAGCTCCTCCGCTGCGCCGCGCGCCGCGTCGAAGAGCGCGCGGATCACCGCGGCGCGATCGACGCCCTCCGCGATCAACAAGCGCCGTCCGGTCGCCGGGGTGAACGGCACCATCGACGTGAGCTTCGGGTAGTACGCGATGCGCGACTGCTGCGCGGCGCGCGCCCACTGGAAGTCGAAGATGAACTCGCCCCAGCTGTCGTCCTTCGCGTAGAGAGGCAACGCGCCGACGAGGCGCTCGCCCTCCCACGCCGTGACGTGCATCGGCAGCCAACCCGTGCCTTCGCCGACGCTGCCGCTCACCTCGAGCGCATCGAGGAACGCGTGCTCGACGAAAGGATCGTCGTCTCCGACGAGCGCGTTCCACGCGGTGGCCTCGACCTCCGCGACGCGCTCGATCACTCGGATCTCCACCGCGGAGAGGCTGGGCCGCGCATCCGGGGCCATCAAGTGAGCCCCACCCGATGGAGCAGGTCGGCGGGACTCCGAATCTCGAGGTCGATTGCCACGCTCGACCACGAATTCGCTGACGAACGTGTTAGCGGGACTGACGCGCTCTGCCTCGGAGGCCCCTGTTCGCGGGACTTCTGAGGGTGCCGACATCGGCGCACGGTATCCGACCGAATTGACCGTGAGGAAGAACACGGAGCTTGACACCCTCCAGAAACCGAGGGAGAACGCGTCGCGTCATGGGCACTCACTCGCACTCGATGCGCGCGCGCCGGCTGAGCCGGACCGACGTGTGTGCGGTGCGTGAAGAGGCCATGAAGAACGATCACGCGCGCGCTGCGTTCACGAAGAACGGCAAGCGCGTGCCGAGCTGGATGCCCGAGACGATGGGCACGGCTTCGGCGGCGGCGGTGGCAGCGGTGATGGTGATGAACGGCGTGGGCGCTCTGGCTCCCACGCCGTTCTTCTTTGCGGGCATCGGCGGCTTCTTCGCGGGCGGGATCGGCGGCATCGGGCTCCTCGGCGGGCTCGTCCTCCTCATTCTCGTCCTCGTCGTCCTCGTTCTCATCGGCGACGACTGCGGGAGGCCGGCCTAGCGATAGGCAAATCGAGGGAAGACGGCCCCCGCAGCCACGAGGCAGCGGGGGCCGTTGCGCTTCTGCGCGCCCACTTCGCGGAACGAGCGCGTCCCGAACCAACGCGAGCACGACCATGAGCCACGACGACGACACGACGAAGACGAAGCACCGCTCGGACGCGATCAAGCGCGGCACCGAGCGCGCGCCTCACCGCGCGCTGCTGCGCGCGACCGGCGTGAAGGAAGAGGACTGGGGCAAGCCCTTCGTCGCCGTCGTCAACTCGTACGTCGACATCGTGCCCGGCCACGTGCACCTGCAGCAGTTCGGTCGCGTGGTGAAGGAGGCGATCCGCGCCGCCGGCATGGTGCCCTTCGAGTTCAACACCATCGGTGTCGACGACGGCATCGCGATGGGCCACTCGGGCATGCGCTACTCGCTGCCGAGCCGCGAGCTGATCGCCGACTGCGTCGAGACGATGATCGAGGCGCACCAGCTCGACGGCATGATCTGCATCCCCAACTGCGACAAGATCACGCCGGGGATGCTGATGGCGGCGGCGCGTCTCGACGTGCCGACCGTGTTCGTCAGCGGTGGCGCGATGCGCGCGGGACGCACGCCCGAGGGCGAGGCGATCAACCTCGCGACGGTGTTCGAGGGCGTCGCGCAGCTGAAGGCGGGCAAGACCTCGCTGCAGCGGCTGCAGATGCTCGAGGAGAGCGCGTGCCCCTCGTGCGGCTCGTGCAGCGGCATGTTCACCGCGAACTCGATGAACTGCATGAGCGAGGCGCTCGGTCTCGCGCTGCCGTTCAACGGCTCGGCGCTCGCGGGCACCGACGAGCGCAACGAGATCGCGAAGCGCGCCGCGTTCGCGCTGAAGGACGCGATCGAGCGCGGGCTCACGGCGCGCAAGGTGCTGACGCTCGAGGCGTTCGACGATGCGTTCGCGCTCGACGTCGCGATGGGCGGCAGCACGAACACGGTGCTGCACGGCCTCGCGATCGCGCGCGAAGCGGACGTCGACTTCGACCTCGCGCGCATCGACGCGATCTCGAAGCGCGTGCCCTATCTCTGCAAGGTCGCGCCGTCGGGCCGCTTCCACATGGAGGACGTGCACCGCGCCGGCGGAGTGCCCGCGATCCTCTCGGAGCTGCGTCGCCTCGGCGTGCTGCACCTCGATCGTCCGGTGGTCGGCGCGTCGAGCTTCGGCGCGACGATCGAGAGCGCGAAGATCCTCGACACCGAGGTCATTCGTCCGCTCGAGAACCCCTACACGAAGCAGGGCGGGCTCGCGGTGCTCTACGGCAACCTCGCGCCCGAGGGCAGCGTCGTGAAGACCGGCGGCATCGAGCCCTCGATGCGCAAGCACGAGGGCCCGGCGCGCGTGTTCGACGGGCACGACGAGGCGATCGCCGCGATCCACGCGGGCGAGATCGTCGCGGGCGACGTCGTCGTGATCCGCTACGAGGGCCCCGCGGGTGGGCCCGGCATGCGCGAGCAGCTCGAGCCGACGAGCGCGATCAGCGGTCGTGGCCTCGGTGGCTCGGTCGCGCTGATCACCGATGGTCGCTTCAGCGGCGCGACGCGCGGCGCGTGCATCGGTCACGTCGCGCCCGAGGCCGCAGCGGGTGGCCCGATCGCGGCGGTGCGCGACGGCGATCGCATCGCGATCGACGTCGAGGCGCGGACGATCGAGCTGAAGGTGGATGCGGCGGAGATCGCGGCGCGCCTGCGCGCGCTCGCGCCGCGCGAGAAGAACGTGAGCAGTCGCTGGCTGCGTCGCTACGCGAAGCTCGTGCAGAGCGCGAGCCGCGGCGCGGTGATGGGCGATTGAGGGCGGAGGGAGAACGGCGATGGACGGTTCCGATCCGAGCACCGAAGTGAAGCGCGGCGCCGAGGCCATGTGGGAGGCGCTCGTCGCGGAAGGCGTCGAGGTCGTCTTCGGCTATCCCGGCGGCTGCATCATGCCGGCGTACGACGTGATGCCGCGCTACCCGGTGCGCCACATCCTCTGCCGTCACGAGCAGGGCGCGGCGCACATGGCCGATGGCTACGCGCGCGTCAGCGGCAAAGTCGGCGTCGCGATCGCGACGTCGGGCCCGGGCGCGACCAACCTCGTCACCGGCATCGCCACCGCGATGCTCGACTCGATCCCCGTCGTCTTCATCACGGGTCAGGTCCCCTCGAAGTTCATCGGGACCGACGCGTTCCAGGAGACCGACATCACGGGCGTGACGATCCCGATCACGAAGCACAACTACCTCGTCACGCGCGCGGAGGAGGTCTATCCGATCCTCCGCGAGGCGTTCGAGCTCGCGCGCTCGGGTCGTCCGGGTCCGGTCGTCGTCGACATCACGAAGGACGCGCTGCAGAACGTCTGCGCGCCGGTCGCGCCGAAGCCCGCGACGAGCAGCAAGCGCCCCTCGCGCGCGAAGCGCGGGCTCGCGCCGAGCAAGCCGATCTCGGAGCACGATCTCGATCGCGCCGCGGCGCTGATCGCGAGCGCGCAGCGCCCGGTGATCCTCGCGGGCCACGGCATCGTGCGCTCGGGGTCGACCGAGCTCGTCACGCAGCTCGTCGAGAAGTGCGACATCCCCGTGGGCCTCACGCTGCTCGGCCTCGGCGGCTTCCCCGCGACGCACCCGCACGCGCTCGGGATGATGGGCATGCACGGCGAGGCGTGGGTGAACCAGGCGATCCAGGAGGCGGACCTCCTGATCGCGCTGGGCATGCGCTTCGACGATCGCGTGACCGGCAACCTCGCCACGTACGCGAAGAACGCGAAGAAGATCCACGTCGAGATCGACCCCGCCGAGGTCGACAAGAACGTGCGCGTCGACGTCGCGCTGATCGGCGACCTGAAGGAGGTGCTCGAGCGCCTGCTGCCGCGCGTCGCGGACAAGAAGCACGCGGCGTGGAACGCGGCGCTCGGCGCGAAGCGCGCCGAGGTCGCGCCGATCGACATCGTGAACACGCCGCACGACGGGCGTCTCTTCGCCGCGCACGTGATGCACGACCTCTATCGCCTCACCGAGGGCAAGGCCGTGGTCGTGACCGACGTCGGCCAGCATCAGATGTGGGAGGCGCAGTACTACAAGCACGATCACCCGCGCGGGCTCGTGACCTCGGGCGGCCTCGGCACGATGGGCTTCGCGCTGCCCGCCGGCATCGGCGCGGCGTTCGCGGCGAAGGAGAAGGAAGTCTGGATCATCGCCGGCGACGGCGGCTTCCAGATGACCGCGGCCGAGCTCAGCACCTGCGTGCAGGACGGCATCAAGGTCAACGTCGCGATCATCAACAACGGCTACCTCGGCATGGTCCGACAGTGGCAGGAGCTCTTCTACGGCGGGCGCTACGTCGCGACGCCGATCGTGAGCCCCGACTTCGTGAAGCTCGCCGATGCGCACGGCCTTCCCGGCATGCGCGTGACGAAGCGCGAAGAGATCCCGGCGGCCGTCGCCGCGGCGCGCGCGACCGACAAGACGTTCGTCGTCGAGTTCCGCGTGGAGGCCGAGGACGCGGTCTATCCGATGGTCCCGGCCGGCGCGGATCTGCACGACATGATCCGCCGTCCCAGCAAGAACAACGGAGGCGCGAAGTGAGCGATCGTGTGTCCCTGCGGACGTTCGTGGTGTTGGTCGAAGACGTGCCGGGCGTGCTGAATCGCGTCGCGTCGCTCTTCCGCCGCCGCAACTTCAACATCGAGTCGCTCAGCGTCGGGAAGAGCCACGAGCCGGGCATCTCGCGCATGACGATCGTGGTGCGCGGTGACGACCGCATGGGACGCCTGGTCGAGGCGAACCTCTACAAGGTCGTCGACGTCGTCCGCGTCGACGACATCACGCACCGCCCGAACGTCTCGCGCGACATCGCGCTGGTGCGCGTGCGCGCGACGCCCGCGGATCGCGCCGCGATCCTGCAGGTCTGCAGCGTGTTCCGCGCGCGCGTCGTCGACGTCGCGCTGGACTCGATGATGATCGAGTGCACGGGCACCGAGGACAAGATCCGCGGGCTCGTGACGCTGCTCGAGCCGTTCGGCGTGCTCGAGATGGTGCAGGCCGGATCGATCGCGATGACGCGCGGTGCCTCTGCGCAGAGTGCGAGCGCACAGAGCGACGCGGTCGAGATCGATTCGGGAGACGACGACGACGTCGATCTCACCGACGAAGCCGCCTGAGCCCGAAGCCCACAGGAGTGCTCGTCCCGGAGGGCCCGGACGGCAGCGCGCGGAGCGCGCGGACGGAAGGGACCGGAGCGGCGAGCCGATTTCGAACCGAAGATTCAGCGCCCGAAGACAGGAATCGAGGAGAGACCACAATGCAGATCCGCTACGACCGTGACGCCGACCTGAGCCTCATCCGCAGCAAGAAGGTGGCGATCGTGGGCTATGGCTCGCAGGGCCACGCCCACGCGCAGAACCTCCGCGACAGCGGGGTCCAGGTGGTGATCGCGCTACGGGACGGCAGCGGCAGCGCGAAGAAGGCGAAGGCCGACGGCTTCGAGGTGAAGTCGCCCTCGCAGGCGGCGGAGTGGGCCGACGTCGTGATGATGCTGGCGCCCGACACGTCGCAGCCGGCGATCTGGCGCGACTCGGTCGCGCCCGCGATGCGCAAGGGCAAGACCCTGATGTTCGCGCACGGCTTCAACATCCGCTACGGCACCGTGACGCCGCCGCCGGACATCGACGTGTCGATGGTCGCGCCGAAGGGCCCCGGTCACCGCGTGCGCGAGACGTTCGCCGAGGGCGGCGGCGTGCCCGCGCTGCTCGCGGTGCACCAGGACGCGAGCGGTCAGGCGGACGCGCTGGCGATGAGCTACGCGTCGGCGATCGGCGGCGGCCGCGCGGGCGTGCTGACGACGACGTTCACCGAGGAGACCGAGACCGATCTCTTCGGCGAGCAGGCCGTGCTCTGCGGCGGCGTGAGCGCGCTGGTGAAGGCGGGCTTCGAGACGCTGGTCGACGCGGGCTACCAGCCCGAGCTCGCGTACTTCGAGTGCCTCCACGAGCTCAAGCTCATCGTCGACCTCATGTACCGCGGTGGCCTGCGCTACATGCGCCACTCGATCAGCGACACGGCGGAGTGGGGCGACTACCAGGCGGGCCCGCGCATCGTCGACGAGCGCGTGCGCGGCGAGATGAAGAAGCTGCTGGGCGAGATCCAGGACGGCACCTTCGCG is a window encoding:
- the ilvN gene encoding acetolactate synthase small subunit, giving the protein MSDRVSLRTFVVLVEDVPGVLNRVASLFRRRNFNIESLSVGKSHEPGISRMTIVVRGDDRMGRLVEANLYKVVDVVRVDDITHRPNVSRDIALVRVRATPADRAAILQVCSVFRARVVDVALDSMMIECTGTEDKIRGLVTLLEPFGVLEMVQAGSIAMTRGASAQSASAQSDAVEIDSGDDDDVDLTDEAA
- a CDS encoding GNAT family N-acetyltransferase; translation: MEIRVIERVAEVEATAWNALVGDDDPFVEHAFLDALEVSGSVGEGTGWLPMHVTAWEGERLVGALPLYAKDDSWGEFIFDFQWARAAQQSRIAYYPKLTSMVPFTPATGRRLLIAEGVDRAAVIRALFDAARGAAEELRASSLHVLFVNDDERRELVEIAQLRPRLSIQFHWHNEGWSSFDEYLDAFRAPARKQVRRERREVAESGIDVRVKLGPELDDDEWRALGTFYRMNCARHGSYPYLTPKFFERVRETNAERLVAVLAYRGGAPIAGSINFEKGAHLYGRYWGCVEDTEFLHFEVCYYRLIERAIEKKMRRFEAGAQGTHKLKRGLMPSPIHSAHWLRHPRLAAAIDDYLPREAFAVQQEIEELAASGPFKRG
- the ilvB gene encoding biosynthetic-type acetolactate synthase large subunit — translated: MDGSDPSTEVKRGAEAMWEALVAEGVEVVFGYPGGCIMPAYDVMPRYPVRHILCRHEQGAAHMADGYARVSGKVGVAIATSGPGATNLVTGIATAMLDSIPVVFITGQVPSKFIGTDAFQETDITGVTIPITKHNYLVTRAEEVYPILREAFELARSGRPGPVVVDITKDALQNVCAPVAPKPATSSKRPSRAKRGLAPSKPISEHDLDRAAALIASAQRPVILAGHGIVRSGSTELVTQLVEKCDIPVGLTLLGLGGFPATHPHALGMMGMHGEAWVNQAIQEADLLIALGMRFDDRVTGNLATYAKNAKKIHVEIDPAEVDKNVRVDVALIGDLKEVLERLLPRVADKKHAAWNAALGAKRAEVAPIDIVNTPHDGRLFAAHVMHDLYRLTEGKAVVVTDVGQHQMWEAQYYKHDHPRGLVTSGGLGTMGFALPAGIGAAFAAKEKEVWIIAGDGGFQMTAAELSTCVQDGIKVNVAIINNGYLGMVRQWQELFYGGRYVATPIVSPDFVKLADAHGLPGMRVTKREEIPAAVAAARATDKTFVVEFRVEAEDAVYPMVPAGADLHDMIRRPSKNNGGAK
- the ilvC gene encoding ketol-acid reductoisomerase → MQIRYDRDADLSLIRSKKVAIVGYGSQGHAHAQNLRDSGVQVVIALRDGSGSAKKAKADGFEVKSPSQAAEWADVVMMLAPDTSQPAIWRDSVAPAMRKGKTLMFAHGFNIRYGTVTPPPDIDVSMVAPKGPGHRVRETFAEGGGVPALLAVHQDASGQADALAMSYASAIGGGRAGVLTTTFTEETETDLFGEQAVLCGGVSALVKAGFETLVDAGYQPELAYFECLHELKLIVDLMYRGGLRYMRHSISDTAEWGDYQAGPRIVDERVRGEMKKLLGEIQDGTFARRWIAENESGRAQYKSIKRSERNHQIEEVGAGLRKMMPFVQPVTVEENE
- the ilvD gene encoding dihydroxy-acid dehydratase → MSHDDDTTKTKHRSDAIKRGTERAPHRALLRATGVKEEDWGKPFVAVVNSYVDIVPGHVHLQQFGRVVKEAIRAAGMVPFEFNTIGVDDGIAMGHSGMRYSLPSRELIADCVETMIEAHQLDGMICIPNCDKITPGMLMAAARLDVPTVFVSGGAMRAGRTPEGEAINLATVFEGVAQLKAGKTSLQRLQMLEESACPSCGSCSGMFTANSMNCMSEALGLALPFNGSALAGTDERNEIAKRAAFALKDAIERGLTARKVLTLEAFDDAFALDVAMGGSTNTVLHGLAIAREADVDFDLARIDAISKRVPYLCKVAPSGRFHMEDVHRAGGVPAILSELRRLGVLHLDRPVVGASSFGATIESAKILDTEVIRPLENPYTKQGGLAVLYGNLAPEGSVVKTGGIEPSMRKHEGPARVFDGHDEAIAAIHAGEIVAGDVVVIRYEGPAGGPGMREQLEPTSAISGRGLGGSVALITDGRFSGATRGACIGHVAPEAAAGGPIAAVRDGDRIAIDVEARTIELKVDAAEIAARLRALAPREKNVSSRWLRRYAKLVQSASRGAVMGD